From Candidatus Nanohalococcus occultus:
AAACACCTTAGATTTCACAGTAGAGACCTCTAGCACCAGGATTGAGGAGAAGGTGCCTGTTGAGGTACGTTCGGACAGGAACGTTCTTTCAGTTGAAAACGTCGAGTTCCCTGGCAAGGTTGCTCCGGGAACGGAAAACGAGATGAGACTCGTGGTTGGAAACCTTGCGGATTCACAGCTGAAAAACATCCAAGTCAAACTCGATGTGTCCTCCGAGAACCTGCCTTTTGCGACCGCAGAATCCTCGACGAAAAACATTGAGAAAATCGAGGCCGGGGACTCAACATCTTTCAATTACTCCGTAGCAATCGATGAAAATGCGGAAAACGGAGTCTACAAGCTTCCTGTAAGCATGACGTTTGAAAACGAGGCCGGTACCGAGTTCGAACAGTCAACTTTCACAGGCATCAACATCGGAGGGACACCGGAGATAGATGCCGGATTAGATCTGGACGAACCTCTCGAGGACGGACGCCAGGAAGTTACGTTGAGACTTGTAAACAAGGGACATGGCTCAGCGGATTTCGTAACCGTCGAACTCAATGAGACAGATCAGCTCGAAGTCATAGGCAGCAAAGAGGTTTACATAGGCTCTATGGACTCGGATGATTTCCAGACAGCAAGCTTCGATATCTACGTGGACACTGAACAGGAAAGTGTCGACGCACCGCTGGAAATACCCGTACAAGTCTCCTACAGCGATCAGAATGGAGATGTATCGAACAGTCAGACAGTTCAAGCCGAAGTTTACAGCCAGGCAGAGCTACAGAGATACGGTTCCGGCTCCGGAAACAGGCTTTTACCCGCAGCTGTTGTCGGAATCATCGTCCTAGGAGCAGGAATCTATTACTGGAGAAAGAAACGATCATAGGATGATCCTAGACTTTTTCCGGCTATCCGTCAACAGTCTGAGGCATCGGAAGAGACGCTCTTGGCTCACCATAATAGGAACTCTGATAGGAATAATGGCCGTTGTATCACTTGTCTCGATCGGTCAAGGCCTGGAATCATCTATTTCCTCGGAGCTAGAGGAGCTGGGCGGTCGGAACGTATTCATCTCTAGCGGCGGAGGTATCGGCGGAAGATTCTCCGATACTACTTTCGAACTCACAGAGAATGATATACAAGCCATTGATCGCGTACCGGAGATTGAAAACAGCATAGGAACTATTTCAGGCAGCGTGGCCGCAGACTACCGGCGAGAAACTGAGTATATCTCTGTAACCGGCGTTCCAACCGGACAAAAAGCAGATCTAGTTCGAGAAATATCAGGACTGGAGATAAAAGAAGGCCGTTACATCAGACAGGCAGATGAAAGCGCAGTAATTGTAGAAACCGATCTAGCAGAAGATGCCTTCGAAGAAGAGCTGTTTTTACGTTCAAAAATAGATATAGATCAAGATTACAGCATAGTAGGGACCTACACTGTATCAGGCGGCTTTCAAGGCATAAACGGATTTGTGATGCCAATTGATCAGGCAAGAAAAGTATTAGATAAGGAAAACGAGTACGACCTCATAATAGCCCAGACACAAGACGGCGTTAGACCGGAGGAAGCTGCTGACGAAATTAGAGAGGCGTTAAGAAACGAAAGAGATGTTGAAGAAGGCTCGGAGGATTTCCAAGTCAGAACAGCAGAAGACATACTGAGATCTTTCAGAAACCAGCTAAACATCGTACGCGGAGTTTTGCTAGGTATAGGAAGCATATCGCTCCTGGTAGGCGGAATCGGAATAATGAATACCATGTACACCGCCGTCACCGAGCGGACGCGTGAAATCGGAGTTATGAAAGCTATAGGAGCCACACAGCGACAGATACTAGCGTTGTTTATGATAGAATCCGGCATAGTCGGTATGATAGGAGGCATTGCCGGAGCCACAGTCGGAATCGGTATAAGCTATATAGCAGGCATACTGATCGAACAGAGTGTGTCTATACCGTTTTCACCCTATGTTTCAGTTGAGCTAGTAGTTGGATCCGTCGGATTCTCCTTTATTATCGGCGTCATCTCAGGAGTTCTGCCGGCACGGAAAGCATCGAAGAAAGAACCTGTGGAGGCGCTGCGTTTCGAATGATAGGAGACCTATTCGGCATCGCATTCCGGAATATAAGCCACAGGAAACGCAGATCATGGCTGACAGTAGTAGGCGTGTTCATAGGTATAGCCGCAGTCGTAGGGCTGGTTTCACTCGGCCAAGGACTCCAGAACTCCGTTGAATCCGAGTTCGAGCAGATAGGAAGCGACAAACTGTTCATAAACCCCGCAGGAAGTGCGACCTCGTACTCAGGAAGAAAGCTTAATGAAGACGATTTAGCTGCCGTAGACTCCTCTAAAACTGTTGAAACAGCAACAGGGCTTATATTCGCGACAACGACCGGCGAATACAACGATCGGCAGGAGTTCGTAACGGTTCTAGGCGTACCTGGAGATATAGAAAAACAGAAGCTGGTGAAAGAAAGCTGGGCGCTTGAAATAGACTCCGGGAGAGACATAGAATCTACTGATAGCGCGAACATAGTTCTTGGCAGCAGCGTAGCTCAGAGACATTTCGGCTCGGAAATCGGCTTGAGGGAAAACATAGAGGTGAATGGCAAAGATTTCCGAGTTGTTGGAACCTACAAGCCTTCGGGAGATCCAAGCATAGACCAGTCAGTTACACTTCCTTTCAACGCAGCCGCAGAGCTTATAGATCGGGAAGACGGCCAGTACGACTGGATTCTTGTCCGGATACAGGACGGGACGACCCCGGAAGAAGCCAAGGTGGACGTTGAAAGAGCATTAAGAAGAGAACGTGGACTTGAGGAAGGTGAGGAAAACTTCTCAGTTTCCACACAGGAAGATCTTATCAGCTCCTTTAACAGCATCTTATCGATCGTCCGAGGCGTAGTAATTGGAATAGCCTCGATCTCACTTTTAGTCGGCGCAGTAAACATCATGAACACGATGTATACGTCCGTCACCCAGAGAACCCGTGAAATCGGAGTTATGAAAGCTATAGGAGCCTCCGAACGCCAGATAATGACCTTATTCCTTATGGAAGCCGGTATACTCGGAGCAATCGGCGGCACGATCGGAGTGGCTGTCGGAGTAGCGCTTTCAACAATCGCCTCCTATGCGGCCACAGAGATAGCTCAGCTACCGATCAACCCCTATCTCGGAGCAGAACTCTTACTTGGAGCCGCCCTCTTCTCGTTCATCATAGGGATGGTTTCCGGAGTGCTTCCAGCTCGCAGAGCCGCTAAAATGCCGCCCGCCGAAGCACTTAGATACGAATGAATACGTTCAATAAGAGTCAGAGACAACTACCGCCTATGGACAAACAAAAAGTTCTGATCGCAGGAAAAGGATTCATCGGAACCCGTATAGGAGAAAAACTGGGCGGTGAGGTTAAGTATCTCAGCCTCAACTCCGGAGACTACCAGATCGATATCACCGAAGAGTTCGAAATCGAAGAAGAATTCGACGTCCTGATCCACACCGTTGGCCTAGAGCCAGGAACAAAGTCGAAAGAAGCTTACGAGGCCGTCCACGTCGATGGAACAAGGAACCTTCTCGACGGAGTTAAAGCCGATAAAGTAGTATACATCAGTGCTTTAGGCGTTGGAAAGATCGACCACCCGTACATGAACACCAAAGCGAAGGCAGAAGAGCTTGTTAAACAAG
This genomic window contains:
- a CDS encoding ABC transporter permease translates to MILDFFRLSVNSLRHRKRRSWLTIIGTLIGIMAVVSLVSIGQGLESSISSELEELGGRNVFISSGGGIGGRFSDTTFELTENDIQAIDRVPEIENSIGTISGSVAADYRRETEYISVTGVPTGQKADLVREISGLEIKEGRYIRQADESAVIVETDLAEDAFEEELFLRSKIDIDQDYSIVGTYTVSGGFQGINGFVMPIDQARKVLDKENEYDLIIAQTQDGVRPEEAADEIREALRNERDVEEGSEDFQVRTAEDILRSFRNQLNIVRGVLLGIGSISLLVGGIGIMNTMYTAVTERTREIGVMKAIGATQRQILALFMIESGIVGMIGGIAGATVGIGISYIAGILIEQSVSIPFSPYVSVELVVGSVGFSFIIGVISGVLPARKASKKEPVEALRFE
- a CDS encoding ABC transporter permease, with the translated sequence MIGDLFGIAFRNISHRKRRSWLTVVGVFIGIAAVVGLVSLGQGLQNSVESEFEQIGSDKLFINPAGSATSYSGRKLNEDDLAAVDSSKTVETATGLIFATTTGEYNDRQEFVTVLGVPGDIEKQKLVKESWALEIDSGRDIESTDSANIVLGSSVAQRHFGSEIGLRENIEVNGKDFRVVGTYKPSGDPSIDQSVTLPFNAAAELIDREDGQYDWILVRIQDGTTPEEAKVDVERALRRERGLEEGEENFSVSTQEDLISSFNSILSIVRGVVIGIASISLLVGAVNIMNTMYTSVTQRTREIGVMKAIGASERQIMTLFLMEAGILGAIGGTIGVAVGVALSTIASYAATEIAQLPINPYLGAELLLGAALFSFIIGMVSGVLPARRAAKMPPAEALRYE
- a CDS encoding COG1361 S-layer family protein, which produces MKTDTMNKLSLITFTTLILVSMAGAQPSTSIDIELKSTEPTPLQTSEYADIWLEVENEGTVAADNVDITFQENYPFSIDRGDRVNWSIDEIVPGETYQLHLQTKVDENAVQGENTLDFTVETSSTRIEEKVPVEVRSDRNVLSVENVEFPGKVAPGTENEMRLVVGNLADSQLKNIQVKLDVSSENLPFATAESSTKNIEKIEAGDSTSFNYSVAIDENAENGVYKLPVSMTFENEAGTEFEQSTFTGINIGGTPEIDAGLDLDEPLEDGRQEVTLRLVNKGHGSADFVTVELNETDQLEVIGSKEVYIGSMDSDDFQTASFDIYVDTEQESVDAPLEIPVQVSYSDQNGDVSNSQTVQAEVYSQAELQRYGSGSGNRLLPAAVVGIIVLGAGIYYWRKKRS